The Saccharomonospora cyanea NA-134 genome includes a region encoding these proteins:
- a CDS encoding metal ABC transporter ATP-binding protein has product MTTTSRRATGARRGTAPALSMAGVTAAYGGRTVFTDVSVDIPPGTLSAIVGPNGAGKSTLVKAALGLVPSVRGRVRLLGQPLARVRRHVAYVPQQDSVASDFPITAVQVVEMGRYPHRGWWRRLTHADDELVAEAMEQVGVVDLADRPLDELSGGQRQRVFLARALAQQAKLVVLDEPFTAVDARTESALLDVLTGLCGRGVSVIAVHHDLRTVLRRFDHAVLLAGGVVADGAVADVLTAEHLERAYGMAPLVLDS; this is encoded by the coding sequence ATGACCACCACATCCCGGCGCGCGACCGGAGCCCGGCGCGGCACCGCGCCTGCGCTGAGCATGGCGGGCGTCACGGCGGCCTACGGGGGCCGCACCGTGTTCACCGACGTGAGCGTCGACATCCCGCCCGGCACGTTGAGCGCGATCGTGGGCCCCAACGGCGCGGGGAAGTCCACGCTGGTGAAGGCCGCGCTCGGGCTCGTGCCGTCGGTGCGTGGCCGGGTGCGGCTGCTGGGGCAGCCACTGGCCCGGGTGCGCCGCCACGTCGCGTACGTGCCGCAGCAGGACTCGGTGGCGAGCGACTTCCCCATCACCGCCGTGCAGGTGGTCGAGATGGGCCGTTACCCGCACCGAGGCTGGTGGCGACGCCTCACCCACGCCGACGACGAGCTGGTGGCCGAAGCGATGGAGCAGGTGGGCGTCGTCGACCTCGCCGACCGCCCGCTCGACGAGCTCTCCGGCGGGCAACGCCAACGGGTGTTCCTCGCACGTGCGCTCGCCCAGCAGGCGAAGCTGGTGGTCCTCGACGAGCCGTTCACCGCCGTGGACGCCCGCACCGAGTCGGCGTTGCTCGACGTGCTCACCGGCCTGTGCGGGCGGGGCGTGTCGGTGATCGCCGTGCACCACGACCTGCGCACGGTGCTGCGCCGGTTCGACCACGCGGTGCTGCTGGCGGGCGGTGTGGTGGCGGACGGCGCGGTGGCGGACGTGCTCACCGCCGAACACCTCGAACGCGCCTACGGCATGGCTCCCCTGGTGCTCGACTCATGA
- a CDS encoding metal ABC transporter solute-binding protein, Zn/Mn family, producing the protein MGLDEALSSRRRRARRRDVRTVVAVVVAATLTVSLAVGYSLGPGSSASEGRAAGTPLRVVTTTTFLDDTVRRIGGEDVTTVRLMGPGVDPHLYQAKASDLREMRRADAVVAVGLYLEGSLMRTLQAVAETKPVLFAAEAVPEHLLLSPPPGAAPEEEHDPHVWFEPRLWVYVVDAVAAELSELDPAHAADYHRRAATYREQVLALDEEVRAMLSDVPEMSRVLVTSHDAFRYFGRAFDLDVVAVQGVSTQQEASTADIGRVAGVVADRDVGAVFVETSVSGQTVNAVLAAVRHRGGDARLGAPLYSDSTGEDGTPEGTYLGMVRANAERIAEGLR; encoded by the coding sequence GTGGGTCTCGACGAGGCGTTGTCGTCCCGGCGACGGCGAGCCCGGCGCAGAGACGTACGCACGGTGGTGGCGGTGGTCGTGGCCGCCACGCTCACCGTGTCGCTCGCCGTGGGGTACAGCCTGGGGCCCGGCTCGTCGGCCTCGGAAGGCAGGGCGGCGGGGACACCGCTGCGGGTGGTCACCACCACGACGTTCCTGGACGACACCGTGCGCAGGATCGGCGGCGAGGACGTGACGACGGTGCGGCTCATGGGCCCCGGCGTCGACCCGCACCTGTACCAGGCGAAGGCGAGCGACCTGCGCGAGATGCGCCGCGCCGACGCCGTCGTCGCCGTCGGCCTGTACCTGGAGGGATCGCTGATGCGGACGCTTCAGGCGGTGGCCGAGACCAAACCCGTGCTGTTCGCGGCCGAGGCCGTGCCCGAGCACCTGCTGCTGTCACCGCCGCCGGGCGCGGCACCCGAGGAGGAGCACGACCCACACGTGTGGTTCGAGCCACGACTGTGGGTGTACGTGGTGGACGCCGTCGCCGCGGAACTCTCCGAACTCGACCCGGCGCACGCCGCCGACTACCACCGCCGGGCGGCGACCTACCGGGAGCAGGTGCTCGCGCTGGACGAGGAGGTGCGGGCGATGCTGAGCGACGTTCCCGAGATGTCGAGAGTGCTCGTCACCTCGCACGACGCCTTCCGGTACTTCGGCAGGGCGTTCGACCTGGACGTGGTGGCGGTGCAGGGAGTCTCGACCCAGCAGGAGGCGAGTACCGCCGACATCGGCCGGGTGGCCGGCGTTGTCGCCGACCGTGACGTCGGAGCGGTCTTCGTGGAGACCAGCGTGTCCGGACAGACGGTGAACGCCGTGCTCGCCGCCGTGCGGCACCGAGGGGGCGACGCTCGGCTCGGCGCTCCGCTGTACTCCGACTCCACCGGCGAGGACGGCACGCCCGAAGGCACCTACCTCGGCATGGTGCGCGCCAATGCCGAACGCATAGCGGAGGGACTGCGATGA